A single region of the Halictus rubicundus isolate RS-2024b unplaced genomic scaffold, iyHalRubi1_principal scaffold0045, whole genome shotgun sequence genome encodes:
- the LOC143363385 gene encoding uncharacterized protein LOC143363385 has protein sequence MHVSEQQASFYQEDKQFLSRSYTSKEDFIREYKKLYRIKAKAEELYLLVLTELEEAISDGNVDSLKKLSNFIDYINDAEDRVTLRDYYDNPNNPVKSTNLVILACKHNKVMILEYLLGSNSQILSNLSIGIRETTILPDDEDETCHNAFYYAIRSGNVELLDTLINKWPGNYFAVHFRELDEILSRAYEELKLKNVPLSEAIEIFVENKLINLRFFSSTSGQDQNVKSHLKGQFSQVALNNR, from the coding sequence ATGCATGTATCTGAACAACAAGCCAGTTTTTATCAAGAAGATAAACAGTTTCTATCACGTTCTTACACATCAAAAGAGGATTTTATTAGAGAATATAAAAAGCTCTACCGCATAAAGGCAAAAGCTGAAGAACTTTATCTCCTGGTTTTAACTGAACTCGAAGAGGCGATATCAGATGGTAATGTCGATAGCTTAAAAAAATTAAGCAACTTCATTGATTACATAAATGATGCAGAAGATCGAGTAACTTTGAGAGATTATTATGATAATCCTAACAACCCTGTTAAGAGTACTAACTTAGTTATCTTAGCTTGTAAACATAATAAGGTAATGATTTTAGAGTACCTACTTGGCAGTAATAGTCAAATTCTAAGTAATTTATCTATTGGCATCAGAGAAACTACTATATTACCAGATGATGAGGATGAAACATGCCATAATGCATTTTATTATGCTATACGTTCAGGAAATGTTGAACTTCTTGATACACTCATTAATAAATGGCCAGGCAATTATTTTGCTGTTCATTTCAGGGAATTAGATGAAATTCTTTCACGAGCTTATGAGGAATTAAAACTAAAGAATGTACCATTGTCAGAAGCGATagaaatttttgttgaaaataagtTAATAAACCTCCGTTTCTTCTCTAGTACTTCTGGACAAGATCAGAATGTGAAGAGTCatcttaagggccagttttcccaggtggccttgaacaatcgatag